A genomic window from Paenibacillus sp. FSL K6-0276 includes:
- a CDS encoding MerR family transcriptional regulator has protein sequence MYSTKEIASLVNVHPNTVRIYEEWKYISPVPRADNGYRVFSDLHLFQLQIARTAFHCEIIQGHSRAKARAVVEASGKRDFKLAFKLAHDYLAHLEQEYQLALEAIQLVEQWLSGKGSLSYQTYTRSEITQLLKLTPEILRNWERNGLLMVPRLPNGYRIYTEKELNRMKIIRTLRSAHYSMNAILRLINTAEQSKELSIKEILDTPGEFEDIVTVTDRLIYSLEEAIQKAKEVIQLLESKNKE, from the coding sequence ATGTATAGCACCAAAGAAATAGCGAGTCTTGTTAACGTACATCCGAATACCGTTCGCATTTATGAGGAGTGGAAGTATATTTCTCCAGTTCCTCGTGCAGACAATGGATATCGAGTGTTTTCAGATCTCCACTTATTTCAGCTTCAAATAGCAAGAACCGCATTTCATTGTGAGATTATTCAAGGTCATAGTCGAGCAAAAGCACGTGCCGTTGTTGAAGCTAGTGGTAAAAGAGATTTCAAGCTGGCATTTAAACTTGCTCATGACTATTTGGCTCATCTTGAACAAGAATATCAATTAGCTTTAGAAGCGATTCAATTGGTTGAACAATGGCTCAGTGGCAAGGGGTCATTGTCTTATCAGACCTATACTCGGAGTGAAATCACTCAGTTATTGAAATTAACACCTGAAATCCTAAGGAACTGGGAAAGAAATGGTTTATTAATGGTTCCTAGACTACCGAATGGTTATCGCATTTATACAGAAAAAGAATTAAATAGAATGAAGATTATTCGTACATTGCGATCAGCACACTATTCAATGAATGCTATTCTTCGACTAATAAATACAGCAGAACAATCAAAGGAACTAAGCATCAAAGAAATACTAGATACGCCTGGAGAGTTCGAAGATATTGTCACAGTAACGGATCGTTTAATCTATTCTCTAGAAGAAGCGATACAAAAAGCAAAAGAAGTTATACAACTGTTGGAGTCTAAAAATAAAGAATGA